The following are encoded together in the Thalassolituus oleivorans MIL-1 genome:
- a CDS encoding GLUG motif-containing protein: MAITPLRLLMPMILGCLIVPSAFAESGRADYDLDDDGLIEINSLADLNEIRNNLDGTSLYGDSTGCPMDGCIGFELTTTLDFDTNADGVMDANDAYWNEGAGWMPISSSSTPFTTTFDGNGHQIRNLYINRSNTDYIGLFAAISGESAQLRNIGLTGELMQVLGDYYVGGLVGYAGSSATISQSYVSGIITGDRYVGGLAGTLDTNSTIRNSFATGTVSGNVRIGGLAGYLNGSSIVNSFAAGYVRGVGYYGGIGGAVFFGSFIENSYSIVAVNGTDIDSFSIKATTLVELQCPVGASNTSCIADKVLYAEWDNNVWDFGTSNQLPGLILEGITYRDSDGDGSLDSDDAFANNFAASLDRDNDGHPDIWTIGCDANCISNSGLTLDQFPSNPAVWQDEDLDGYPDSWIDSCGTSCQAASGLALDSYPNDTDNDGINNSEDTDDNNDGITDADADSDGLIDISSLEQLDAIRYNLVGTGRTLSEGEQTDSSGCPPVILDGVLQLHCSGYELTNNLDFDTNADDTMDERDAYWNDGEGWEPIGNSTSPFEAIFDGKGYQILNLYIKSGSDTGLFGAIEGVNANLRNIGLTGPLMNVEGYDNVGGLVGFALVGSSINECYSTGEITGRDNVGGLVGNLDYSAINNSFATGNVTANGYVGSLLGSLHDSSVNNSFATGRVYAKSISGIGGLIGYFPFDNDILNSHWATDTTGQLNSAGESEFDNYFGATLAELQCPTARDNADDCVISNTLYAGWDSSVWDFGSNTELPGLILDGVVYRDSDGDGSLDGDDAFPNIWAATIDADRDGYPDAWNINCDTECLETSGLTLDQFPTTSAAWEDKDIDGDPDSWAPDCDISCQNDSGLTLDIFPNDIDNDGINNTDDNDDNNDGIMDADADSDGLIDISSLEQFNAIRYNLAGTGRTLIEGEETDSSGCPAVILAGVLQHHCWGYELINTLDFDTNTDGVIDENDAYWNEGDGWEPIGTSSSLSFQAIFDGNGYQIRNLYINRSSTNYVGLFGYISGESAQLRNIGLTGEMMRVVGNDYVGGLVGYAKNAARIEQSYVTGVVIGDDYVGGLLGSLSIYGVISESFATGKVSGSTYVGGLVGHLSRSELTNSFASGSVEGNGGVGGLVAYFDYFSTLENSFAVGHVAGVSYGIGGLLGYSNSTTINSHWATDTTGQLNSERESELDNYFGSTLAELQCPTSSDNKDDCVISNTLYAGWDSSIWNFGTSTQLPGLIINGIIYRDGDGDGLLDEDDAFPYNHAASSDDDSDGYADVWTIGCDDNCISSSGLTLDQFPSDSAAWQDEDLDGYPDSWTDGCDANCQATSGLTLDSYPNDTDNDGINNSDDTDDNDDGITDADADSNGLIDISSLEQLNAIRYNLAGTGRTSIEGAETDSSGCPAVILDGVLQLHCSGYELTNILDFDTNADGVMDENDVYWNDGEGWVPVGDYDLPYTAVFDGNGYQIRNLYINRPSTNGVGLFGYVSEKTAELRNIGLTGELMRAIGGNNTAGLVGVAYRGATISRSYTTGDVAGGENVGGLAGNLSQNNTTINSFASGTVSGSSYVGGLAGRISSSTNLTNSFATGRVNAASRSSGGLVGEIANKSAISNSFATGSVTSSESLVGGLVGYMYGDSTITDSHWSTDTTGQPNSALESEFDNYFGATLAELQCPTSSDNTDDCVISNTLYAGWDSSIWDFGTSTQLPGLIINGILYRDSDGDSLLDEDDAFPNKYAASSDADGDGYADTWTIGCDANCINNSGLTLDQFLGNSAAWQDEDLDGYPDSWAEGCDSSCQNSSGLALDDFLNDTDNDGISNSDDTDDNNDGIMDADADSDGLIEVSTLEQLNAIRYNLAGTGRTSSEGEEIDSSGCPAVILAGVLQLQCSGYELTNNLDFDTNADGRMSANDTYWNGEEGWLPIGTSSLFPFKAIFDGNGYQVRNLYINRSRTDYVGLFGYISGKSAELRNIELTGELTRVVGDDYVGGLVGHANNVETISQSYVTGAVTGDRYVGGSVGRLSANSAITNSFFTGVVSGSDYVGGLVGYLSERSSISSSFAISEVIGDEDVGGLVGGGEGQVSISDSFATGAVSALYSVGALLGSIEGESVITRSFASGFVTATDSYGGGLVGNGDTDTVITNSHWATDTTRQPNSALESEFDNYFGATLAELQCPTSSDNKDDCAISNTLYAGWDSSVWDFGTFEQLPGLRIDGVVYRDIDGNGSLDSNLPPSVHLVLLQNGEQVSDITLGAGDVTLEAIVADADVNDTHTLTWALGSITVMSESATSVSFSSDELVLGNYTVSVKVADSGDPSLSDKAEITFTVYSAYVPEPAPENTSSGKKGGGGALGLIWLMLCGGLVYTRQRRVVFAG; encoded by the coding sequence ATGGCCATCACACCGCTCCGCCTACTTATGCCGATGATTCTCGGTTGCCTCATTGTGCCTTCGGCCTTCGCTGAAAGTGGCCGTGCCGACTATGACCTTGACGACGACGGCTTGATTGAAATCAATAGCCTCGCCGACCTCAATGAAATTAGAAATAACCTAGATGGCACAAGCCTGTACGGTGATAGCACCGGCTGCCCAATGGACGGTTGTATTGGTTTTGAATTAACCACCACGCTGGACTTTGATACCAATGCCGATGGTGTCATGGATGCGAATGATGCGTATTGGAATGAGGGAGCTGGCTGGATGCCAATCTCTAGCTCCTCAACACCATTTACCACCACCTTTGATGGTAACGGGCATCAAATTCGTAACTTGTATATCAATCGCAGCAACACTGATTATATTGGATTGTTTGCGGCTATCTCAGGTGAATCTGCCCAGCTGCGTAATATCGGATTAACCGGCGAGCTGATGCAAGTGCTGGGAGATTACTACGTTGGTGGGCTTGTGGGCTATGCCGGTAGCTCTGCAACGATTAGTCAAAGCTATGTCAGCGGAATTATTACTGGCGACAGATACGTAGGCGGCTTAGCAGGGACCCTCGACACTAATAGCACTATTAGAAACAGCTTTGCCACAGGTACAGTCAGTGGCAATGTCCGTATTGGAGGACTGGCTGGGTATCTAAACGGTAGTTCCATCGTCAATAGTTTTGCCGCAGGCTATGTGCGAGGAGTCGGTTACTATGGAGGTATAGGGGGGGCGGTGTTTTTTGGCTCCTTTATCGAAAATAGTTATTCAATCGTTGCCGTGAATGGAACAGACATTGATAGCTTCTCAATTAAAGCAACTACTTTAGTTGAACTCCAATGTCCAGTCGGCGCTAGTAATACTAGCTGCATTGCCGATAAAGTGCTCTATGCCGAATGGGATAACAATGTCTGGGATTTTGGTACAAGTAATCAGCTTCCCGGTTTGATTCTAGAAGGCATTACCTATAGAGACAGTGATGGCGATGGTTCGCTGGATAGCGACGATGCATTTGCAAATAATTTTGCAGCGTCTTTGGATAGGGACAATGATGGTCATCCTGATATATGGACAATAGGTTGTGATGCTAATTGTATTTCAAACAGTGGTCTAACTCTTGATCAGTTCCCCAGTAATCCGGCCGTTTGGCAGGATGAAGATTTAGATGGCTACCCAGATAGCTGGATAGATAGCTGCGGTACGAGTTGCCAAGCAGCATCAGGCCTAGCACTCGATAGCTATCCTAACGATACCGATAACGACGGTATCAATAATAGCGAAGACACCGACGATAATAACGACGGTATCACTGATGCTGATGCTGATTCTGATGGATTGATTGATATATCGAGTCTCGAACAACTCGACGCGATTCGTTATAACCTAGTGGGTACTGGCCGCACTTTAAGCGAAGGTGAGCAAACGGATAGTTCTGGTTGTCCACCAGTGATACTTGATGGAGTGCTTCAGTTGCATTGCTCTGGGTATGAACTCACCAATAATTTAGACTTTGATACCAACGCCGATGATACGATGGATGAGCGCGATGCTTATTGGAACGATGGTGAAGGCTGGGAGCCAATAGGTAATTCTACTTCACCTTTTGAAGCAATATTTGATGGTAAAGGTTATCAAATACTTAACCTTTATATAAAAAGTGGTTCAGATACAGGGCTATTTGGCGCTATTGAAGGCGTGAATGCAAATCTTCGTAATATAGGCCTCACTGGGCCGCTGATGAACGTGGAAGGTTACGATAATGTTGGTGGGTTAGTGGGTTTTGCATTGGTTGGCTCAAGTATTAACGAGTGCTACTCGACAGGAGAGATTACAGGGAGGGATAACGTAGGTGGACTGGTAGGAAATTTAGATTACTCAGCTATAAATAATAGTTTTGCTACTGGAAATGTTACTGCCAATGGGTATGTTGGTAGCTTGCTTGGTTCTTTACATGATTCTTCTGTAAATAACAGTTTTGCCACAGGTCGAGTTTATGCAAAATCAATTAGCGGTATCGGCGGACTGATTGGTTATTTCCCTTTCGACAATGACATTCTTAATAGCCACTGGGCAACCGATACTACTGGCCAACTCAATAGCGCGGGAGAATCGGAGTTTGATAACTACTTCGGTGCCACGTTGGCGGAATTACAATGCCCAACGGCTCGCGATAATGCGGACGACTGTGTTATTAGTAATACGCTGTATGCCGGATGGGATAGCAGTGTTTGGGATTTTGGTAGCAATACAGAACTACCGGGTTTGATTCTCGATGGCGTAGTTTATCGTGATAGTGACGGTGATGGATCTCTTGATGGCGATGATGCTTTTCCGAATATCTGGGCTGCGACTATAGATGCTGACCGTGATGGTTACCCTGATGCTTGGAACATAAACTGTGATACCGAGTGCTTGGAAACGAGTGGGTTAACACTAGATCAATTCCCGACGACGTCTGCTGCTTGGGAAGATAAAGATATAGATGGCGACCCCGATAGCTGGGCTCCTGATTGCGATATTAGTTGCCAAAATGACTCTGGTTTGACGCTAGATATTTTCCCTAACGATATTGATAACGATGGTATTAATAACACGGACGATAACGATGATAATAACGACGGTATCATGGATGCGGATGCAGATTCTGATGGCTTGATTGATATCTCTAGTCTTGAACAGTTCAACGCGATTCGTTACAACCTAGCGGGCACTGGTCGTACTTTAATTGAAGGTGAAGAAACGGATAGCTCTGGCTGCCCTGCAGTTATACTTGCCGGCGTGCTTCAACATCATTGCTGGGGTTATGAGTTAATCAATACCTTGGATTTTGATACCAATACCGATGGCGTAATTGATGAGAATGACGCCTATTGGAATGAAGGCGATGGGTGGGAGCCGATTGGTACTTCATCATCTTTATCGTTTCAAGCAATCTTTGATGGCAATGGCTATCAAATTCGCAATTTATATATTAATCGCAGCAGCACAAATTACGTTGGATTATTTGGATATATCTCGGGTGAATCTGCTCAGCTACGCAATATCGGATTAACCGGCGAGATGATGCGTGTTGTGGGGAATGACTACGTTGGTGGGCTAGTGGGCTATGCCAAGAACGCCGCAAGGATAGAGCAGAGTTACGTCACCGGAGTGGTGATCGGTGATGATTATGTGGGCGGTTTATTGGGATCCCTCTCCATTTATGGCGTCATAAGTGAAAGCTTTGCTACAGGTAAAGTGAGTGGCTCTACTTACGTTGGTGGTTTAGTCGGGCATTTATCTCGGTCAGAACTAACTAATAGCTTTGCCTCAGGTAGTGTTGAGGGCAATGGCGGGGTCGGTGGTTTGGTGGCGTATTTCGATTACTTCTCTACCCTAGAGAATAGCTTCGCCGTTGGACACGTTGCTGGCGTAAGCTACGGTATAGGTGGTCTACTTGGATATAGCAACAGTACAACTATCAACAGCCATTGGGCTACCGACACCACAGGCCAACTAAATAGCGAGAGAGAATCAGAGCTCGACAACTACTTCGGTTCCACGTTAGCAGAATTACAGTGCCCGACGTCCAGTGATAATAAAGATGACTGTGTCATTAGTAATACGCTTTATGCTGGATGGGATAGTAGTATTTGGAATTTCGGTACCTCTACGCAATTACCTGGTTTAATCATTAATGGAATTATTTATAGGGATGGCGATGGCGATGGCTTGTTGGATGAGGATGATGCATTCCCATACAACCATGCGGCGTCTAGCGATGATGACAGTGATGGCTATGCGGATGTTTGGACGATTGGCTGCGATGACAATTGTATTTCAAGCAGCGGGCTAACACTTGATCAGTTCCCTAGTGATTCAGCTGCTTGGCAGGATGAGGACTTAGATGGTTATCCCGACAGTTGGACAGATGGCTGCGATGCTAATTGCCAAGCAACGTCAGGTCTAACGCTTGATAGCTATCCTAACGATACCGATAACGACGGTATCAATAATAGCGATGACACCGACGATAATGACGACGGCATTACTGATGCGGATGCGGACTCTAATGGCTTGATTGATATTTCGAGTCTCGAACAGCTCAATGCGATTCGTTACAACCTCGCTGGCACTGGTCGTACTTCAATTGAAGGAGCGGAGACTGATAGTTCGGGCTGCCCTGCAGTGATATTGGATGGCGTGCTTCAATTGCATTGCTCTGGGTATGAGTTAACCAATATCTTGGATTTCGACACCAATGCTGATGGCGTAATGGATGAGAATGACGTGTATTGGAATGACGGGGAGGGATGGGTGCCGGTAGGTGATTATGATTTGCCATATACAGCAGTCTTTGACGGCAACGGCTATCAAATCCGCAACTTATACATTAATCGTCCCAGTACCAATGGCGTAGGACTATTTGGATATGTTTCTGAAAAAACGGCTGAGCTACGTAATATTGGATTAACCGGCGAGCTAATGCGTGCTATTGGTGGAAACAATACTGCTGGGCTTGTAGGGGTTGCCTACCGGGGGGCGACGATTAGTCGAAGCTATACAACGGGAGATGTTGCTGGCGGTGAAAACGTAGGTGGATTAGCTGGGAACCTATCCCAAAACAATACAACCATTAACAGTTTTGCTTCAGGAACTGTCAGCGGCTCCAGTTATGTCGGAGGACTTGCTGGGCGTATATCATCTAGTACTAATCTAACCAACAGCTTTGCCACCGGAAGAGTCAATGCTGCTAGTCGATCTAGTGGTGGTTTAGTCGGTGAAATAGCAAATAAAAGCGCAATTTCTAATAGTTTTGCAACTGGTTCAGTTACCTCGAGTGAAAGTCTCGTAGGGGGCCTCGTTGGTTATATGTATGGCGATAGCACTATTACCGACAGCCATTGGTCTACCGACACTACCGGCCAACCTAATAGTGCTTTGGAATCGGAATTCGACAACTACTTCGGTGCCACACTGGCTGAATTACAATGCCCAACGTCTAGCGATAATACGGACGACTGTGTCATTAGTAATACGCTTTATGCTGGATGGGATAGCAGCATTTGGGATTTCGGTACGTCTACGCAATTGCCTGGCTTAATCATTAATGGGATTCTCTATAGAGATAGTGATGGTGATAGCTTACTGGATGAAGATGATGCATTCCCCAATAAATATGCGGCGTCTAGCGATGCCGATGGTGATGGCTATGCGGATACTTGGACGATTGGCTGCGATGCCAATTGTATTAATAACAGCGGTCTAACACTTGATCAGTTCCTGGGTAACTCGGCTGCTTGGCAGGATGAGGATCTCGATGGTTATCCCGATAGTTGGGCGGAGGGTTGTGATTCCAGCTGCCAAAACTCGTCTGGCCTAGCACTTGACGACTTCCTGAATGATACTGATAACGACGGTATTAGTAATAGCGACGACACCGACGATAATAACGACGGCATCATGGATGCGGATGCCGATTCTGATGGCTTGATTGAGGTTTCCACACTCGAACAGCTTAATGCTATTCGTTACAACCTAGCGGGTACTGGTCGTACTTCAAGTGAAGGTGAGGAAATTGATAGTTCAGGTTGCCCTGCTGTAATACTCGCTGGTGTGCTTCAGTTGCAGTGCTCTGGGTATGAACTCACCAATAACTTGGATTTTGATACCAATGCCGATGGGCGTATGAGTGCGAATGACACGTACTGGAACGGCGAGGAAGGTTGGTTGCCAATCGGCACGTCCTCGCTGTTCCCGTTTAAAGCAATCTTTGATGGCAACGGCTATCAAGTTCGAAACTTGTATATCAATCGTAGCCGCACCGATTACGTAGGACTATTTGGATATATTTCAGGAAAATCCGCTGAGCTACGCAATATCGAATTAACAGGCGAATTGACGCGTGTTGTTGGTGATGACTATGTTGGAGGGCTTGTGGGTCATGCCAATAACGTTGAAACGATCAGTCAAAGCTACGTTACTGGTGCTGTTACCGGCGATAGGTACGTAGGCGGTTCAGTGGGGCGTCTTTCTGCTAATAGTGCAATCACTAACAGCTTTTTCACGGGTGTAGTGAGTGGCTCTGATTACGTAGGGGGATTAGTTGGGTATTTATCTGAGCGGTCTAGTATTAGCAGCAGTTTTGCTATAAGCGAAGTTATTGGGGATGAGGACGTTGGCGGCTTAGTTGGGGGAGGCGAAGGGCAAGTTTCTATTTCTGACTCTTTTGCAACCGGTGCCGTAAGTGCTTTGTATTCTGTTGGTGCTCTTCTGGGGAGTATTGAAGGTGAATCCGTAATAACCAGATCATTCGCCTCGGGGTTTGTGACAGCAACCGATAGTTATGGTGGAGGCCTAGTTGGTAATGGAGATACCGATACCGTAATTACTAACAGCCATTGGGCTACCGACACTACCCGCCAACCTAATAGTGCTTTGGAATCGGAATTCGACAACTACTTCGGTGCCACACTGGCTGAATTACAATGTCCAACGTCTAGCGATAATAAAGACGACTGTGCCATTAGTAATACGCTTTATGCTGGATGGGATAGCAGTGTTTGGGATTTCGGTACTTTTGAGCAGCTACCGGGTTTAAGAATAGATGGCGTGGTGTATCGGGACATAGATGGTAATGGCAGTCTAGATAGCAATTTACCGCCCTCAGTTCATTTAGTTTTGCTGCAGAATGGCGAGCAGGTTTCTGATATTACACTCGGTGCTGGTGATGTCACACTCGAAGCAATCGTTGCAGATGCCGATGTAAACGATACACACACGTTAACCTGGGCTCTTGGTAGTATTACGGTTATGAGCGAGTCCGCAACTAGCGTTAGTTTCAGTTCTGATGAGCTTGTTCTTGGTAATTATACTGTTTCAGTTAAAGTGGCTGATAGCGGTGATCCTTCACTGAGCGATAAAGCGGAAATTACGTTCACCGTTTATTCGGCTTATGTTCCTGAGCCAGCTCCTGAAAATACCTCTTCAGGTAAAAAAGGCGGTGGCGGTGCATTAGGCTTAATCTGGCTGATGCTGTGTGGCGGCTTGGTGTATACACGTCAGCGCCGTGTGGTGTTTGCGGGTTAA
- a CDS encoding TRAP transporter large permease subunit, with amino-acid sequence MDQVASLKEPSAYRWLSTMPAFLILVLVVLLDTSNAIQGQLLLLGEHTWKGYYQLRLDPVAPACDPSQDIEVALQRTLQKQEANAGDEMDLFAMEPIAPEVLRESLIASQKECRFRVDRYHEILERKTSSVAMYIAVEQWVADLGEFRMRASGIMLAVLLLICGGTALFRKHHISLRPALTVLDFRVSALAQMAAFGILFYSMGSFKGVALSAGVNVVPEHLALLWIWIIGFGSAIAICLYQVIKVPADAERGGHIGNAILATPLYAIFTIISGSYFLFQGHASGIGIYINQMMELAPLMLNVALYVLIGMLLKRTDMAQKVFDVFRPFNLRPEMLAVVAVAVSAIPTAYTGGSGIFVIAVGSLVYMEVRRAGARRQLALAATAMSGSLGVVLRPCLLVVIVAALNNEVTTDQLFSWGVKVFLLTTALFAFYAFISSKKVSTSGDETLSTRNHGTKVFPQFLQALKPLIPYVLLISGTLIIYALVLAAYLDEFSAPTILPVLLIVILAYERFANQEVRQQGSTPDVEEKPSLFATLQSSTSEATVHIGALLMLMGTTMTIGGVVERAELMAYLPVEFSSVWMAMLMLVAILVVIGMVMDPYGAVLLVSVTIAGIAYKAGIDPIHFWMVTLVAFELGYLSPPVALNHLLTRQVVGEEEIRLAKLETIGDNFWYRNEKILLPLVTMATALIIVAFGPLLWAEM; translated from the coding sequence ATGGATCAGGTTGCAAGTCTCAAAGAGCCAAGCGCTTATCGCTGGCTGTCGACCATGCCTGCCTTTCTTATTTTGGTTCTCGTTGTTCTCCTTGATACCAGTAATGCGATTCAGGGACAGCTGTTGCTGTTGGGCGAGCATACGTGGAAAGGGTATTACCAGTTAAGATTAGACCCTGTCGCTCCGGCCTGTGATCCCTCTCAGGATATTGAAGTCGCATTACAGCGCACTCTGCAAAAGCAGGAAGCCAATGCAGGCGATGAGATGGATCTGTTTGCGATGGAGCCGATTGCGCCCGAGGTGCTTAGGGAGTCGTTAATTGCATCTCAAAAAGAGTGTCGTTTTCGCGTCGATCGTTACCACGAAATATTAGAGCGAAAGACCTCCAGTGTGGCTATGTACATTGCCGTTGAGCAATGGGTGGCGGACTTAGGTGAATTTCGAATGCGTGCTTCTGGCATCATGCTGGCGGTACTTCTCCTTATTTGCGGTGGTACGGCACTGTTCCGTAAACATCATATTTCATTGCGTCCGGCGTTAACGGTACTGGATTTTCGTGTGTCTGCGCTCGCTCAGATGGCGGCTTTTGGAATTTTATTTTATTCCATGGGCAGCTTTAAAGGGGTGGCGCTCTCTGCAGGTGTTAATGTCGTTCCTGAACATCTGGCGTTGCTTTGGATTTGGATTATTGGTTTTGGTTCGGCGATTGCTATTTGTCTGTATCAGGTGATTAAAGTACCGGCAGATGCAGAGCGCGGCGGTCATATCGGTAATGCAATTTTGGCTACTCCGCTGTACGCCATTTTCACGATTATTTCCGGCAGTTATTTTCTTTTTCAAGGGCACGCTTCGGGCATCGGTATTTATATTAATCAGATGATGGAGTTGGCGCCTCTGATGTTAAATGTCGCGCTCTATGTACTCATCGGTATGTTGCTTAAACGTACCGATATGGCACAGAAAGTATTCGATGTATTTCGTCCGTTTAATCTTCGTCCTGAGATGTTGGCTGTGGTGGCTGTTGCTGTGTCAGCCATACCGACGGCATACACGGGTGGTTCGGGTATTTTCGTGATTGCGGTCGGTAGTTTGGTTTATATGGAAGTTCGTCGAGCAGGCGCTCGTCGGCAATTAGCCTTGGCTGCGACGGCTATGTCGGGCTCACTTGGGGTGGTATTAAGACCCTGCCTTTTAGTGGTGATTGTTGCGGCATTGAATAATGAAGTCACGACCGATCAGCTATTTAGCTGGGGCGTCAAAGTGTTCCTGTTAACGACCGCACTGTTTGCATTTTATGCCTTCATTTCCAGTAAGAAAGTATCGACCAGCGGAGACGAAACATTAAGTACTCGGAATCATGGCACCAAGGTTTTTCCTCAGTTTCTTCAGGCGTTAAAACCATTGATTCCTTATGTGTTATTAATTTCGGGAACGTTAATTATTTACGCATTGGTATTGGCCGCGTACTTAGATGAATTTTCTGCACCGACTATTTTGCCTGTGCTTTTGATCGTCATTCTTGCGTACGAACGCTTTGCCAATCAAGAGGTGCGTCAACAAGGTTCGACGCCTGATGTCGAAGAAAAACCGAGTCTATTTGCTACGCTGCAATCATCGACCTCAGAAGCCACGGTGCATATTGGCGCGCTACTCATGCTCATGGGTACGACAATGACTATTGGTGGCGTAGTCGAGCGCGCAGAGTTAATGGCGTATTTACCAGTCGAGTTCAGTTCGGTATGGATGGCCATGTTGATGTTAGTCGCTATTTTGGTAGTGATTGGCATGGTTATGGACCCCTACGGCGCTGTGTTGTTGGTGAGTGTGACCATCGCCGGTATTGCTTATAAAGCAGGGATTGATCCTATTCACTTCTGGATGGTGACGCTGGTGGCCTTTGAGCTGGGCTATCTGAGTCCACCGGTCGCACTGAACCATCTCCTGACTCGGCAAGTGGTGGGTGAAGAGGAGATCCGGTTGGCAAAGCTTGAAACCATCGGCGACAACTTTTGGTATCGCAATGAGAAGATCTTGCTGCCCTTAGTGACCATGGCAACGGCTTTAATCATCGTTGCATTTGGCCCTTTGCTCTGGGCTGAGATGTAA
- a CDS encoding peptide chain release factor 3 → MSDTPFYQEVASRRTFGIISHPDAGKTTITEKLLLFGNAIQLAGTVKGRKTGRMATSDWMKMEQDRGISITTSVMQFPYKDRMVNLLDTPGHEDFSEDTYRTLTAVDSVLMVIDGAKGVEDRTIKLMDVCRLRDTPIFTFINKMDREVRDHIEVMDEIETVLKIKCAPVTWPIGMGKAFKGVYNLLTDTVHVFQPGKGSVVPDDVRIEGLHSPESVAYLTQGLIDELQDEIELVQGASHEFDLEEYLAGNLTPVFFGTALANFGIREMLDYFVEWAPMPIPRETNERAIVPTETDFTGFIFKIQANMDPKHRDRIAFMRICSGTYTKGMKMRHVRIGKDIKIADAVTFLAGDRSAVEEAVSGDIIGLHNHGTIQIGDTFTSSGDLQFTGIPHFAPELFKRVRLKDPLKMKQLQKGLQQLSEEGATQLFMPVNNNDLILGAVGVLQFDVVQQRLRDEYKVECIYEPISVNTARWVYCKDHKMLEDFKRKAGDNLAIDGGGHLTYVAPTRVNLSLTEERWPDIEFRSTREH, encoded by the coding sequence ATGTCTGACACACCGTTCTATCAGGAAGTCGCCTCTCGACGCACTTTCGGCATTATCTCGCATCCTGATGCGGGTAAAACAACCATTACCGAGAAGCTGTTGTTGTTCGGGAATGCCATTCAGCTAGCCGGTACGGTTAAAGGCCGTAAGACGGGCCGTATGGCAACGTCCGACTGGATGAAGATGGAGCAGGACCGTGGTATCTCGATCACGACGTCGGTGATGCAGTTCCCGTACAAGGACCGCATGGTTAACCTATTGGACACGCCTGGTCACGAAGACTTCTCGGAAGATACCTACCGCACCTTAACGGCGGTCGATTCTGTGTTGATGGTGATCGACGGTGCTAAAGGCGTTGAGGATCGTACCATCAAGTTGATGGATGTCTGCCGCTTGCGTGATACGCCGATTTTTACCTTCATCAACAAGATGGATCGTGAAGTGCGTGATCACATCGAAGTGATGGATGAGATTGAAACCGTTCTTAAGATCAAGTGTGCGCCCGTCACTTGGCCAATTGGTATGGGGAAGGCGTTTAAAGGCGTTTATAACCTACTCACGGATACCGTTCATGTATTTCAGCCGGGCAAAGGCAGTGTTGTTCCTGATGATGTGCGCATTGAGGGTTTGCATTCGCCGGAGTCGGTAGCCTACTTAACTCAGGGCTTGATTGATGAGCTGCAGGATGAGATCGAGCTAGTACAGGGCGCGAGCCATGAGTTCGATTTAGAGGAATACCTTGCCGGTAACCTAACGCCGGTATTCTTTGGCACGGCATTAGCGAACTTCGGTATCCGTGAAATGTTGGATTACTTCGTGGAGTGGGCACCTATGCCGATTCCGCGAGAAACGAACGAGCGTGCAATCGTACCCACGGAGACTGACTTCACTGGATTTATTTTTAAAATCCAAGCGAACATGGACCCTAAGCACCGCGACCGTATTGCCTTTATGCGTATTTGCTCAGGCACTTACACCAAGGGTATGAAGATGCGTCATGTGCGTATTGGTAAAGACATTAAAATTGCTGATGCGGTTACTTTCTTGGCGGGTGATCGCTCGGCGGTTGAAGAAGCGGTGTCGGGCGATATTATCGGTTTGCACAACCACGGCACGATTCAGATTGGTGATACTTTTACCAGCTCGGGTGATTTGCAATTTACCGGTATTCCGCACTTTGCACCGGAATTGTTTAAACGTGTACGGTTAAAAGATCCTCTGAAAATGAAGCAGTTGCAAAAAGGTTTGCAGCAGTTATCGGAAGAGGGTGCCACTCAGTTGTTTATGCCGGTGAACAACAACGACCTGATTTTAGGGGCGGTGGGTGTGCTGCAGTTCGACGTGGTTCAACAGCGTTTACGCGATGAATATAAGGTCGAATGTATTTATGAACCGATCAGCGTAAATACCGCACGTTGGGTTTACTGTAAGGATCATAAGATGCTGGAAGACTTTAAGCGCAAAGCGGGTGATAACTTAGCGATTGATGGCGGTGGTCATTTAACCTATGTGGCTCCAACTCGCGTGAATCTGTCTTTGACCGAAGAACGCTGGCCGGATATTGAGTTCCGCTCAACTCGCGAACACTAA